One region of Triticum aestivum cultivar Chinese Spring chromosome 6B, IWGSC CS RefSeq v2.1, whole genome shotgun sequence genomic DNA includes:
- the LOC123137461 gene encoding trafficking protein particle complex subunit 2 — protein sequence MASTACFVIVSKNDIPIYDAEVGSAPKKEDQAYQHQFILHAALDVVQDLAWATSTMFLKSVDRFNDLVVSVYVTAGHTRFMLLHDSRSEDGIKSFFQEVHELYIKIFLNPLYLPGSRITSSHFNTKVRFQGNTCSIHSGGRPCKRPLNDQ from the exons ATGGCGAGCACAGCATGCTTTGTGATTGTCAGTAAGAATGATATCCCAATCTATGATGCTGAAGTTGGATCCGCTCCAAAA AAAGAAGATCAGGCTTATCAGCATCAGTTCATTTTGCATGCTGCATTAGATGTTGTTCAGGACCTTGCATGGGCTACAAGTACAAT GTTTCTGAAGTCAGTAGATAGATTCAACGATCTTGTGGTGTCTGTTTATGTAACTGCTGGTC ATACTAGATTTATGTTGCTTCATGATTCACGGAGTGAAGATGGTATAAAAAGCTTCTTTCAGGAAGTTCACGAACTTTACATCAAG ATATTCCTTAATCCACTCTACTTGCCTGGTTCTCGCATCACATCCTCTCATTTCAATACCAAGGTCAGGTTTCAAGGAAATACCTGTAGCATACACTCAGGTGGAAGACCATGTAAGCGACCATTGAATGACCAGTAG